From the genome of Acinetobacter lwoffii, one region includes:
- a CDS encoding IS5 family transposase: MPRTMLNDQHWSKLLSIFRNFDIYFKSNLRNFVEAILYRIRTGCPWRDLPKEFGSYNSIFKKYNRWCKNDKLMKIFKLISSSADMEWVFIDGSHVRAHQHSAGIKDQDISKSIGGNSSKIHLAVDADGNPIEIIISDGTIHDVKIAPKMIEKLDLSETEVCCADKGYDSESLREQISAKKTKANIPRKSNTQSNNDHMDWYLYKIRHLVENAFCRLKQFRGIATRYDKLKCSYEGAVALACIFIWLPLSGKFYT; this comes from the coding sequence ATGCCTCGTACAATGCTGAATGATCAACACTGGTCTAAGTTACTTTCTATTTTCCGAAATTTTGATATCTATTTCAAATCTAATTTGAGAAATTTTGTCGAAGCAATACTTTATAGAATAAGAACAGGCTGCCCATGGCGTGATTTGCCTAAAGAATTTGGTTCGTATAACTCAATCTTTAAAAAATATAATCGTTGGTGTAAAAATGATAAGTTAATGAAAATATTTAAATTAATTTCTTCAAGTGCTGATATGGAATGGGTTTTTATTGATGGTAGTCATGTTCGGGCACACCAACATTCTGCTGGAATAAAAGATCAGGATATTTCTAAAAGCATTGGTGGAAATAGTTCTAAAATACACTTAGCTGTTGATGCGGATGGCAATCCAATCGAAATTATTATCTCCGATGGAACGATACATGATGTCAAGATTGCTCCCAAAATGATTGAAAAACTTGATTTGAGTGAAACGGAAGTATGTTGTGCAGACAAAGGATATGACTCTGAATCATTAAGAGAACAAATATCTGCGAAAAAAACTAAAGCGAATATTCCAAGAAAATCAAATACTCAGTCAAATAATGATCATATGGATTGGTATTTATATAAAATCAGACACTTAGTTGAGAATGCATTTTGTAGGTTAAAGCAGTTCAGAGGAATAGCAACACGATATGATAAGCTAAAGTGTAGCTATGAGGGGGCAGTTGCATTAGCTTGTATATTTATTTGGCTACCTTTATCGGGTAAATTCTATACTTGA
- a CDS encoding glutathione S-transferase family protein gives MITLHHLDQSRSFRILWLLEEIKQPYELKRYYRDSNTHLAPDSLKTIHPLGKSPVLEWDGKVIAESGAIVELLIQQLAPHLAPDMDESTYVDYLQWIHFSESSAMLPFLLKTFNAIETKQGTKLVFLENYTQVEFDKVFSYLNEYLKDKEFLVADRLTGADFMMGFGLHALVHHMGQGENYPHIQHYVAGLSQLPSWQAAVQIEQNGVKS, from the coding sequence ATGATTACACTACATCATTTAGATCAATCACGTTCTTTTCGCATTTTGTGGTTACTTGAAGAAATCAAGCAGCCTTATGAGCTGAAACGCTATTATCGTGACTCAAACACGCATTTGGCCCCTGACTCTTTAAAAACCATTCATCCTTTAGGGAAATCTCCAGTATTGGAATGGGATGGCAAAGTTATTGCAGAGTCAGGCGCAATCGTTGAGTTATTAATTCAGCAACTTGCGCCACATTTAGCACCAGATATGGATGAATCTACCTATGTCGATTATCTACAGTGGATTCATTTCTCAGAAAGCTCTGCCATGCTGCCATTTTTGTTAAAAACGTTTAATGCGATAGAAACCAAGCAGGGTACGAAGTTGGTATTTCTAGAAAATTATACTCAAGTTGAGTTCGATAAAGTATTTAGCTATTTAAATGAATATTTAAAAGATAAAGAATTTCTAGTCGCAGACCGTTTAACCGGTGCTGACTTTATGATGGGCTTTGGACTACATGCTTTAGTTCATCATATGGGACAAGGTGAAAATTATCCTCATATCCAGCATTATGTAGCAGGTTTAAGCCAACTACCTAGCTGGCAAGCCGCAGTACAAATTGAACAAAATGGTGTGAAAAGTTAA
- a CDS encoding NADP-dependent oxidoreductase, translated as MKTVINQRIVLAKRPVGEPKHSDFRIEQVELNELKQGEILLKTIYLSLDPYMRGRMSDAPSYAAPVEIGEVMVGGTVSQVVASKNPKFKEGEWVLSGNGWQGYAISNGAACQSLGMQPEHPSWALGILGMPGFTAYMGLLDIGQPKAGETLVVAAATGPVGATVGQIGKIKGCRVVGVAGGAEKCRYAVEELGFDACINHHDENFAEQLQQAVPNGIDIYYENVGGKVFDAVWPLLNSAARVPVCGVVSQYNATERAQGPDRLPGFISTLLKKRIRMQGFIIFDDYGSQYSEFYQQMSEWLKDGKIKYKEHMVQGLDNTINAFNGMLKGENFGKVVVKI; from the coding sequence GTGAAAACAGTTATTAATCAACGCATCGTTTTAGCTAAACGGCCAGTGGGTGAGCCAAAACACAGCGATTTTCGTATTGAGCAAGTTGAGCTCAATGAACTTAAACAAGGCGAGATATTGTTAAAAACCATTTACTTGTCACTCGATCCTTATATGCGTGGTCGCATGAGTGATGCTCCTTCATATGCAGCACCGGTTGAAATTGGCGAAGTGATGGTCGGTGGAACAGTCAGTCAAGTGGTGGCCTCTAAAAACCCAAAATTCAAAGAAGGTGAGTGGGTTCTTTCAGGAAATGGCTGGCAGGGCTACGCAATTTCTAATGGGGCTGCATGTCAAAGCTTAGGTATGCAACCTGAACATCCATCTTGGGCATTGGGTATTTTGGGAATGCCAGGATTTACTGCTTATATGGGGTTGTTGGACATTGGCCAGCCTAAAGCTGGTGAAACTTTGGTCGTTGCAGCTGCAACAGGACCTGTTGGTGCTACGGTTGGACAGATTGGCAAAATTAAAGGTTGTCGCGTGGTTGGCGTCGCAGGTGGGGCTGAAAAATGCCGTTATGCAGTAGAAGAACTCGGCTTCGATGCTTGTATCAATCATCATGATGAAAATTTTGCAGAACAATTACAACAAGCAGTTCCCAACGGTATAGATATTTATTATGAGAATGTCGGGGGTAAAGTGTTTGATGCAGTATGGCCATTGCTTAACTCTGCGGCACGTGTACCGGTGTGTGGTGTGGTTTCCCAGTATAACGCTACCGAGCGAGCACAAGGGCCAGACCGTTTACCAGGCTTTATTTCCACCCTTTTAAAAAAGCGTATTCGCATGCAAGGCTTTATTATTTTTGATGATTATGGCAGTCAGTATTCGGAATTCTATCAGCAAATGTCTGAATGGTTGAAAGACGGAAAAATCAAATATAAAGAGCATATGGTGCAAGGTTTAGATAACACGATCAATGCTTTCAATGGTATGTTGAAAGGCGAAAACTTTGGCAAAGTGGTTGTAAAAATTTAA
- a CDS encoding tyrosine-type recombinase/integrase, translated as MSLTEIKVRQAKPKEKIYFLADDDGLSLKVEPNGRKSWSYRYSLAGTNKRPRMKLGEYPVMSLKEARSVRDEYKFNNYENKPLHKKYIKTFQDICEEWLEFKIKNSFEDEPRCGVIQLAKKCLDQDVYPNIGLMPFMEIKRYDLVKIIKNIESRNVKEPVKKAYSYLNQIYDYAVAMGYCEYNIAHGLHKILVNNKIKKNYPHLNSDELSNFLAKLNQINTDPIIKKALLFKLYTGVRGGELLLCEPHHFDLDKKIWKIPALHIKQYRRKVILGHDIPDFFVPLSDQALEVVKSALVWSHGEKYVFSSPRNNNKPIHFNTLNLIIRKMGYTKNELTSHGLRSTFSTILNESGLFQSNWIEAQLSHTDKNKTRASYNHAEYFNQRMEMMQWWGDFIDSCTVN; from the coding sequence ATGAGTCTTACTGAAATTAAGGTACGTCAAGCTAAACCAAAGGAAAAAATCTATTTTCTGGCAGATGATGATGGCTTAAGTTTGAAGGTAGAACCAAACGGACGTAAATCTTGGAGTTACCGCTATTCACTTGCAGGGACAAATAAACGTCCTCGCATGAAGTTGGGTGAATATCCTGTAATGTCCTTGAAAGAGGCCAGATCAGTCCGGGATGAATATAAATTTAATAATTATGAAAATAAACCACTGCATAAAAAATACATCAAAACTTTTCAGGATATTTGTGAAGAGTGGTTAGAATTTAAAATTAAAAATTCCTTTGAAGATGAACCACGATGCGGTGTAATTCAGCTCGCAAAAAAATGTTTAGATCAGGATGTTTATCCAAATATTGGACTAATGCCATTTATGGAAATTAAAAGATATGATCTAGTTAAGATTATTAAAAATATAGAATCTAGAAATGTAAAAGAACCTGTAAAGAAAGCCTATAGTTATTTAAATCAGATTTATGATTATGCGGTAGCGATGGGGTATTGTGAATATAATATTGCACATGGACTTCATAAAATATTAGTCAACAATAAGATTAAGAAAAACTATCCTCATTTAAATTCAGATGAACTATCTAATTTCTTAGCTAAATTAAATCAGATTAATACAGATCCTATTATTAAAAAAGCCCTGTTGTTTAAATTATATACAGGCGTCCGTGGTGGAGAATTATTGCTTTGTGAACCACATCACTTCGATCTAGATAAAAAAATATGGAAAATACCAGCCTTACATATTAAACAATATAGAAGAAAGGTTATTTTAGGTCATGATATCCCTGATTTTTTTGTTCCACTATCTGATCAAGCACTTGAAGTTGTGAAATCAGCACTCGTTTGGTCTCATGGCGAAAAATATGTGTTTTCTAGCCCCCGAAACAATAATAAACCTATTCATTTTAATACCCTGAACTTGATTATCAGAAAAATGGGATATACTAAAAATGAATTAACTTCTCATGGGTTACGATCGACATTTAGTACCATATTAAATGAATCCGGTTTATTTCAATCAAATTGGATTGAAGCACAGCTATCTCATACTGATAAAAATAAAACCCGTGCAAGTTATAATCATGCAGAATATTTTAATCAGCGTATGGAAATGATGCAATGGTGGGGCGATTTTATTGATAGTTGTACTGTAAATTAA
- a CDS encoding TetR/AcrR family transcriptional regulator has product MKPTPIKKSEAKRLHILNTSSDLILHKGFTGVGLQEILQSCEIPKGSFYHYFQSKEAFGCELVQHYVDNYQVRLNDVWRSDKSPYQKLIEYFNLWIEDPKTQCGWADSCLIVKLAAEVADLSEDMRSIMSAGVDDVIQRIAGLIDLGKQDQSIQADTEASTLAQVLYQMWLGAALLSKLQKDKTPLHQALRATKFLLKGEDS; this is encoded by the coding sequence ATGAAGCCTACTCCTATTAAAAAGTCTGAAGCGAAGCGCTTACACATTCTTAACACCAGTTCAGACCTGATTTTGCATAAAGGTTTTACCGGTGTAGGATTACAGGAAATTTTACAGAGCTGTGAGATCCCTAAAGGCTCGTTTTATCATTATTTCCAATCTAAGGAAGCTTTCGGATGTGAATTGGTACAGCATTATGTAGACAATTACCAAGTCCGTTTAAATGATGTATGGCGTAGTGATAAATCCCCTTATCAAAAGCTGATTGAGTATTTTAATTTATGGATAGAAGATCCTAAAACACAGTGTGGTTGGGCGGATAGCTGTTTAATTGTGAAACTTGCCGCAGAAGTTGCCGATCTATCCGAAGATATGCGCTCCATTATGTCCGCTGGCGTCGATGATGTAATCCAACGGATTGCTGGTTTAATTGATTTGGGTAAACAGGATCAATCTATCCAAGCAGATACCGAGGCCTCGACTTTGGCACAAGTACTTTACCAAATGTGGTTAGGTGCAGCATTACTGAGTAAGTTGCAAAAAGATAAAACACCATTACATCAAGCTCTGAGAGCAACTAAATTTCTATTAAAAGGTGAAGATTCATAA
- the mqo gene encoding malate dehydrogenase (quinone): MNKFLKYLLVFIVLLIIAALIFLFRPIASKKIQNTSNEPVVDAVLVGGGIMSATLGTYLSELEPNWQIRMYERLDNVAQESSNGFNNAGTGHSGFMEMNYTSEKDGKMDISKAVNVAEQFEVAKQFWSYQVKEGVLGQPNSFINPVPHIAFVWGDNVNFLEKRYAAMVKNPMFYGMKFSENPAEIKQWAPLVMNGRDAAQKVAATRMDVGSDVNYGSITTQLVDHLKKQSNFQLQTSTEVTGISQNDDKTWTVSFKNLTTGKTDHVKTRFVFIGAGGAAVKLLQMTGLPEAKQYAGFPVGGVFLMTDNPKVTEGHTAKVYGRAELGAPPMSVPHIDTRYIDGKKYVLFGPFATYSNKFLKQGSQLDLLKSTTKNNVLPMTAVGMENLDLVKYLVSQVMMTDEDRFNELKKYYPDAKPEDWRMNQGGQRVQIIKKEPGKPASLQFGTEIFASQDGAVTALLGASPGASTSPYIMLSLLEKAFPQQVAGKWNPKLHEIVKSYQQELSTNPVLLDQVRQYTSTTLGLKYTPMAKAANDETIAVAKAQ, from the coding sequence ATGAACAAATTTTTAAAATACCTATTGGTATTCATCGTTCTGCTTATTATTGCAGCACTAATCTTTTTATTTAGACCTATCGCGTCTAAGAAAATTCAAAACACCAGCAATGAGCCTGTCGTTGACGCAGTCTTAGTTGGTGGTGGCATCATGAGTGCAACCCTAGGCACATATCTTAGTGAACTTGAGCCAAACTGGCAAATTCGTATGTATGAACGCCTAGACAACGTTGCCCAAGAAAGCTCAAACGGCTTCAACAATGCTGGCACAGGCCACTCTGGCTTTATGGAAATGAACTATACCTCTGAAAAAGATGGAAAAATGGACATTTCTAAAGCTGTGAACGTTGCGGAACAATTTGAAGTTGCAAAACAGTTCTGGTCTTATCAAGTCAAAGAAGGCGTTTTGGGTCAACCAAATAGCTTTATCAACCCTGTACCGCACATTGCCTTCGTTTGGGGCGATAACGTGAATTTCCTAGAAAAACGTTACGCTGCAATGGTTAAAAACCCAATGTTTTATGGCATGAAATTCTCTGAGAATCCTGCTGAAATTAAACAATGGGCACCATTGGTGATGAATGGCCGTGATGCTGCACAAAAAGTAGCTGCAACACGCATGGATGTAGGTTCGGATGTGAACTATGGTTCGATTACCACTCAATTGGTCGATCACCTTAAAAAACAATCTAATTTCCAGTTACAAACATCGACTGAAGTGACTGGCATTAGCCAAAACGATGATAAAACGTGGACTGTTTCATTTAAAAACCTCACTACAGGGAAAACAGATCACGTGAAAACGCGCTTTGTCTTTATTGGTGCAGGCGGTGCAGCGGTTAAACTTTTACAAATGACAGGCTTACCAGAAGCGAAGCAATATGCTGGCTTCCCTGTAGGTGGCGTGTTCTTAATGACCGACAACCCAAAAGTCACTGAAGGCCATACTGCAAAAGTTTATGGTCGTGCTGAATTAGGCGCACCACCAATGTCTGTTCCACATATTGATACACGTTATATCGACGGTAAAAAATATGTGTTGTTTGGTCCATTTGCAACTTATTCAAACAAGTTCTTAAAACAAGGTTCTCAGCTTGATTTATTGAAATCAACCACTAAGAACAACGTTTTACCAATGACCGCTGTGGGTATGGAAAATCTTGATTTGGTGAAATACTTAGTTAGCCAAGTCATGATGACCGATGAAGACCGTTTTAATGAGTTGAAAAAATACTATCCTGATGCAAAACCAGAAGACTGGCGCATGAATCAAGGTGGTCAACGTGTTCAAATCATTAAGAAAGAACCAGGCAAACCTGCAAGCTTGCAATTTGGTACCGAGATTTTTGCATCACAAGATGGTGCTGTGACTGCCCTATTAGGTGCGTCTCCTGGTGCTTCAACTTCCCCTTATATTATGTTGAGCTTGCTTGAAAAAGCATTCCCTCAGCAAGTAGCAGGTAAATGGAATCCGAAATTACATGAAATTGTAAAATCGTACCAACAAGAACTCAGCACTAATCCTGTGCTTCTTGACCAAGTTCGCCAATACACCAGCACAACCCTTGGTTTGAAATATACACCTATGGCTAAAGCTGCAAATGACGAAACTATTGCGGTAGCAAAAGCACAGTAA
- a CDS encoding IS256 family transposase: protein MNEQKLKDLAAEFAKGIKTEDDLNQFTRLLTKLTVETALNAELTEHLGHEKNARKNGSNARNGYSSKTVLSDDGEIEITTPRDRDGTFEPQLIKKNQTRITQMDSQILSLYAKGMTTREIVATFKEMYDADVSPTLISKVTDAVKEQVAEWQNRPLDALYPIVYMDCIVVKVRHNGSVINKAVFLALGINLDGQKELLGMWMAENEGAKFWLNVLTELKNRGLQDILIACVDGLKGFPDAINSVYPQTHIQLCIIHMLRNSLKYVSWKDYKAVTQDLKAVYQSPTEEAALMALDQFAQTWDDKYPQISKSWRTHWENLNTFFAYPAEIRKAIYTTNAIESLNSVIRQAIKKRKVFPTDDSVRKVIYLAIDAASKKWNMPIRDWRLAMSRFIIEFGDRLSNHL from the coding sequence ATGAACGAACAAAAACTAAAAGACCTTGCAGCAGAATTTGCTAAAGGAATCAAAACAGAAGACGATCTCAATCAATTCACCCGATTGTTGACTAAACTCACTGTTGAAACGGCTCTCAATGCCGAACTTACCGAACATCTCGGACATGAAAAGAATGCTCGTAAGAACGGTTCAAATGCTCGTAACGGTTATTCCAGTAAGACCGTGCTGAGCGATGATGGTGAGATTGAGATCACCACACCACGAGATCGTGATGGCACATTTGAGCCACAGCTAATTAAAAAGAATCAGACTCGTATCACGCAAATGGATAGCCAAATTCTATCCCTTTATGCCAAAGGCATGACTACCCGTGAAATCGTGGCTACTTTCAAAGAAATGTACGATGCTGATGTATCGCCAACGCTTATTTCCAAGGTGACTGATGCTGTTAAGGAGCAAGTCGCTGAATGGCAAAACCGTCCGCTGGATGCACTCTATCCCATCGTCTATATGGACTGTATTGTAGTTAAAGTCCGTCATAATGGCAGTGTTATCAACAAGGCTGTATTCCTTGCCTTAGGCATTAATCTTGATGGACAGAAAGAACTGCTCGGCATGTGGATGGCTGAGAATGAAGGTGCAAAGTTCTGGCTGAATGTCCTGACTGAGCTTAAAAACCGAGGGTTGCAGGATATTCTGATCGCCTGTGTGGATGGACTAAAAGGCTTTCCTGATGCCATTAACAGCGTATACCCGCAAACCCATATCCAGCTGTGCATTATCCATATGCTGCGTAACAGCTTGAAATACGTATCATGGAAAGATTACAAGGCCGTCACTCAGGATTTAAAAGCCGTTTATCAGTCACCTACTGAAGAGGCAGCCTTGATGGCCTTGGATCAATTCGCCCAAACATGGGATGACAAGTACCCACAGATCAGCAAAAGCTGGCGTACACACTGGGAGAATCTAAATACCTTCTTTGCTTATCCAGCCGAGATACGCAAAGCCATCTATACCACCAATGCGATCGAATCATTAAACAGCGTAATACGTCAGGCGATCAAAAAGCGTAAAGTCTTTCCAACGGATGATTCTGTACGTAAAGTGATTTACCTGGCAATTGATGCAGCGTCTAAAAAGTGGAATATGCCTATTCGCGACTGGCGTTTAGCCATGAGCCGCTTTATTATTGAATTCGGTGACCGCTTAAGCAATCACCTTTAA
- a CDS encoding alkene reductase, translating to MKDSKLFQNLSLGPYVLQNRIVLPPLTRSRSTQPGNIPNELMATYYQQRTGAGFMVTEGTQIEPRGQGYAWTPGIYSSEQIAGWRKVTEAVHAKGGIIFAQLWHVGRVSHTSLQPNHASPVAPSAIRADSNVKVFIETGPNAGALADPSMPRALSNAEVKELVQLYAQAARNALAAGFDGVEIHCANGYLVNQFISAHSNHREDEYGGSLNNRLRFLREVVEAVAEVVGADRLGVRFAPLFESTEEDRVYMGLVEDDPHVTYIEAIKILEEVGIAYLSIAEADWDNAPELPHDFRRDVRDTFSGRIIYAGRYTAERGTRILEAGLADLIAFGRPFIANPDLPDRIANGWPLNAVDASTMYGGTEKGYIDYPAYAD from the coding sequence ATGAAAGACAGCAAACTATTTCAAAACTTAAGCTTAGGCCCTTATGTTTTGCAAAACCGTATTGTATTGCCACCATTAACGCGGTCGCGCAGTACTCAGCCAGGGAATATTCCAAATGAACTGATGGCAACCTATTATCAACAGCGTACCGGTGCAGGATTTATGGTCACCGAAGGTACGCAAATCGAGCCACGTGGTCAAGGCTATGCTTGGACACCCGGTATTTACAGCTCTGAACAGATTGCTGGATGGCGTAAAGTGACGGAAGCAGTGCATGCTAAAGGAGGCATTATTTTTGCACAACTTTGGCATGTTGGGCGTGTTTCACATACATCTTTGCAACCCAATCATGCATCACCGGTCGCGCCCTCGGCTATTAGGGCTGATAGTAATGTTAAAGTCTTTATTGAGACCGGGCCCAATGCAGGTGCCTTGGCTGATCCTTCAATGCCACGTGCTTTAAGCAATGCAGAAGTTAAAGAATTAGTGCAACTCTATGCTCAAGCAGCACGCAATGCCTTGGCTGCTGGTTTTGATGGGGTTGAAATTCATTGTGCAAATGGTTATTTGGTGAATCAATTTATCTCTGCACATAGTAACCACCGTGAAGATGAATATGGTGGATCACTAAACAATCGTTTGCGTTTTTTACGTGAAGTAGTAGAGGCAGTTGCTGAGGTGGTTGGTGCAGATCGTTTAGGAGTGCGTTTTGCCCCGCTATTTGAAAGTACAGAGGAAGATCGTGTTTACATGGGGTTGGTTGAAGATGATCCACATGTGACTTATATTGAAGCCATAAAAATACTTGAAGAAGTTGGGATTGCCTATTTATCGATTGCAGAAGCTGATTGGGATAATGCACCAGAACTTCCTCATGATTTTCGTAGAGATGTCAGAGACACTTTCAGTGGTCGGATTATTTATGCAGGTCGATATACGGCAGAAAGAGGGACTCGAATTTTAGAGGCAGGGCTGGCCGATTTAATTGCATTTGGACGCCCATTTATTGCGAATCCAGATTTACCCGATCGCATCGCCAATGGTTGGCCATTGAATGCAGTAGATGCAAGTACTATGTATGGTGGGACGGAAAAAGGCTATATTGATTATCCAGCTTACGCAGATTAA
- a CDS encoding MFS transporter: MSLFHSDAFLAFRSRDFSLLSVNQLCLILTIMIQEVVIAYSIYQLTQNPLSLGMIALIELLPFICLSLISGDWADRYNRQKIVQWSFSYSTLIPLLFIVLFSQYQQHHIQQNTLLCGIYSLIFCLGILRGIYSPSFNSLRPFLIPESAYSNAATWTALIWQIGGILAPLCAGLLLGQLGLEKTLFIIFFLCCVGSICLFGLSPRQFPSPHKQHLSKSLKEAYLFIFKHPLMFWSMLLDLSAMLFCSVIILLPIFAHDILHLGVEGLGILRAAPAIGACIMMLMLTCYSPMQNAWRNMLYSSFAIALCTLAFALSSHVWLSVFFLVLIGAFDSISMVIRQTLLQQLPPKALLGRVAALNGILVTSGNQLGALHMSLMTRYFSVVPAVLIGGTLCLIICGLSFTRTRHLFKPSPTLKKHATVAKSE; encoded by the coding sequence ATGTCGCTTTTCCATTCCGATGCTTTTTTGGCCTTTCGTTCACGTGATTTTTCACTTCTGAGTGTCAATCAGTTGTGCTTAATTCTAACCATCATGATTCAAGAAGTCGTCATTGCCTATAGTATCTATCAACTCACTCAAAATCCACTCAGCCTTGGCATGATTGCCTTAATTGAGTTACTCCCCTTTATTTGCCTCTCCCTGATCAGTGGCGACTGGGCTGATCGCTATAACCGACAAAAAATTGTGCAGTGGAGTTTTAGCTATAGCACTTTAATTCCATTATTATTTATTGTTCTTTTTTCTCAGTACCAACAACATCACATTCAACAAAATACTCTTTTATGCGGCATTTATAGCCTCATCTTTTGCTTAGGCATACTTAGAGGCATTTACAGCCCATCATTTAATTCATTACGCCCTTTTCTAATCCCCGAGTCAGCCTATAGCAATGCAGCCACATGGACCGCGCTCATTTGGCAAATAGGCGGCATTTTAGCGCCTTTATGCGCAGGACTTTTACTCGGCCAACTTGGGCTTGAAAAAACCCTCTTTATTATTTTTTTCTTGTGTTGCGTGGGTAGCATCTGCTTATTCGGATTAAGTCCTCGTCAATTCCCTAGCCCCCATAAACAGCATTTAAGCAAAAGTTTGAAAGAAGCCTATTTGTTTATTTTTAAACATCCACTAATGTTTTGGAGTATGTTGCTGGATCTCAGCGCCATGCTTTTTTGTAGTGTCATTATCTTACTGCCTATTTTTGCACACGATATCCTGCATCTTGGTGTTGAAGGCTTAGGTATACTCAGAGCTGCACCAGCTATTGGCGCCTGTATCATGATGTTGATGTTGACCTGTTATTCTCCGATGCAAAATGCATGGAGAAATATGCTCTATAGTAGTTTTGCAATTGCTTTGTGTACTTTAGCCTTTGCACTATCCTCCCATGTTTGGCTCTCAGTCTTCTTCCTTGTTTTAATCGGTGCCTTTGATAGCATCAGCATGGTCATTCGACAAACTTTATTACAGCAACTCCCCCCAAAAGCACTATTAGGGCGTGTAGCGGCTTTAAATGGCATATTAGTCACTTCAGGCAATCAGCTCGGTGCCCTACACATGAGCCTGATGACGCGCTATTTTTCTGTGGTGCCAGCAGTACTTATTGGAGGGACGCTGTGTTTAATAATCTGTGGTCTAAGCTTTACTCGTACGCGACATTTATTCAAGCCATCTCCAACACTAAAAAAACATGCCACAGTGGCAAAAAGTGAATAG